One region of Pyramidobacter sp. YE332 genomic DNA includes:
- a CDS encoding C69 family dipeptidase encodes MRNGLRKLSVAMAIVSLVASVAAACDMVVVTPKGSADGNMMWAKNSNRNNEECMTFKFHQGGNHAVGETVKVSHCEIPQAPVTYSVIGAEPYWGWGGEIEMNEKGVCCGNELILTKDPVHHEEEGMNGHDLNRLAVERGATAYEAMHVIIDMIEKYGQGGNANPPSASDLYVYWNSFLIVDPHEAWVLETSDRRWIARKIDPNEGVFALTNMCSIGAVYDECSEDLIQHAIDKGWHAAGDEFNFFKVYSQINPRPNFETKGRRAYDMLAKKMGKIVPSDIMEVMRDNKLAGSFLESRFGMAKVTRALSEHMIGNSIAGSAVVQMRTNPEIPEAMRTLIWAAMASPDCSGYRPFYFCAKVPEELSIGENTYDIKSPWWCFDMLDRMARANEDCYFDVLKAIWTPYENRMFNENKMMEKQAIKLFDAGKDEEAKKLISDFVQTYCDKSWDIAKGLQGVFKELNKVVPGPKVNLIDPEGVSNKNAKVVLFQ; translated from the coding sequence ATGCGTAACGGACTCAGAAAGTTAAGTGTTGCTATGGCTATTGTTTCTCTGGTTGCTAGTGTGGCCGCAGCATGTGACATGGTTGTCGTTACCCCCAAGGGTAGCGCTGACGGCAACATGATGTGGGCCAAGAATAGCAATCGGAACAACGAAGAGTGCATGACCTTCAAGTTCCATCAAGGTGGCAATCATGCCGTCGGCGAGACCGTCAAAGTCAGCCACTGCGAAATCCCCCAAGCTCCTGTTACTTACTCCGTGATTGGCGCTGAACCCTACTGGGGCTGGGGTGGCGAGATCGAAATGAATGAAAAAGGCGTCTGTTGCGGAAACGAATTGATCCTTACCAAAGACCCTGTTCATCATGAGGAAGAGGGTATGAATGGCCATGACCTGAACCGGCTTGCTGTTGAGCGCGGCGCCACCGCTTATGAAGCTATGCATGTCATCATTGACATGATCGAAAAATACGGTCAGGGAGGCAATGCTAATCCTCCCAGCGCTTCCGACCTGTACGTATACTGGAATTCCTTCCTGATTGTTGATCCTCATGAGGCCTGGGTGCTTGAGACCTCAGACCGCCGCTGGATCGCCCGCAAGATCGATCCTAATGAAGGTGTTTTCGCCCTCACCAACATGTGCTCCATCGGCGCTGTTTACGATGAGTGCAGCGAGGACCTGATCCAGCATGCCATCGACAAGGGCTGGCATGCCGCTGGCGACGAATTCAACTTCTTCAAAGTTTACAGCCAGATCAACCCTCGCCCCAATTTTGAGACTAAAGGCCGCCGTGCTTATGACATGCTTGCCAAGAAAATGGGTAAGATCGTCCCCTCAGACATCATGGAAGTTATGAGAGACAACAAACTGGCCGGTTCGTTCCTCGAATCGCGTTTCGGCATGGCCAAGGTCACTCGCGCCCTCAGCGAGCATATGATCGGCAACAGCATTGCCGGCAGCGCCGTCGTTCAGATGCGCACGAATCCCGAGATTCCTGAAGCGATGCGTACTCTGATCTGGGCCGCCATGGCTTCGCCAGACTGCTCCGGTTATCGTCCGTTCTACTTTTGCGCCAAAGTTCCTGAAGAGCTTTCCATTGGCGAAAATACCTACGACATCAAGTCGCCCTGGTGGTGCTTCGATATGCTCGATCGCATGGCCCGCGCCAACGAAGATTGCTACTTCGACGTGCTCAAGGCTATCTGGACGCCTTACGAAAACCGCATGTTCAACGAGAACAAGATGATGGAAAAGCAGGCTATCAAATTGTTCGACGCAGGTAAAGACGAGGAAGCAAAAAAACTTATCAGCGACTTCGTCCAAACTTACTGTGACAAGAGCTGGGACATCGCCAAGGGACTTCAGGGCGTGTTCAAGGAACTCAACAAGGTCGTCCCTGGCCCCAAGGTCAACCTGATTGATCCTGAAGGCGTCAGCAACAAAAACGCCAAGGTCGTGCTGTTCCAGTAA
- a CDS encoding DUF6305 family protein has protein sequence MKTLKVAIFVLLTIMLMTGSALAQNTFEAPVLITSAGQSIEAATVNFHFEKANIKTILENLAKPAKLEGIKTLVVVPGHSLKGLGSAGIDETSELARVNDLIEAAHTAGIPIICVHIGGKARRGTTSQPFIEASMKYAATCIVYDAGNEDGYFTDTCAKNNIPLITMPKAAFLAKNLKKLFPNQ, from the coding sequence GTGAAAACGCTGAAAGTTGCCATTTTTGTTCTTCTGACCATAATGCTCATGACAGGCTCCGCTCTTGCACAGAATACCTTTGAGGCACCTGTGCTCATCACGTCAGCCGGTCAAAGCATCGAAGCGGCCACCGTAAATTTTCACTTTGAAAAGGCCAACATCAAGACCATTTTAGAAAATCTAGCCAAGCCCGCCAAGCTCGAAGGCATTAAAACTCTCGTCGTCGTTCCCGGACACAGCCTGAAAGGCCTCGGTAGCGCTGGTATCGACGAAACGTCCGAGCTGGCTCGCGTCAACGATCTGATCGAAGCCGCCCACACCGCCGGCATCCCCATCATTTGCGTCCACATTGGAGGCAAGGCCCGACGCGGGACCACCTCGCAACCTTTCATCGAAGCGAGTATGAAATACGCGGCCACCTGCATCGTTTATGACGCTGGCAATGAGGATGGTTATTTCACTGATACCTGTGCAAAGAATAACATTCCGTTGATCACTATGCCCAAGGCCGCCTTCCTCGCAAAGAACCTAAAAAAGCTGTTTCCCAACCAATAA
- a CDS encoding succinylglutamate desuccinylase/aspartoacylase family protein, with amino-acid sequence MDKRIFSSDNLIKSLCAFAILGGLFVGSRKVFIESRQQFPIYPSAALTRIARLSEYFDDVRGTTADGEVYVFDSGMPGASMLILGGTHNDEPSGHVAAIVMIENLRVKKGRVFIVPRANPSGLTHTTPLEGFLDRYYVDTPNGKRWFKFGSRYTNPIYQWPDPDIFVHHQSLQSMAGEESRNLNRCWPGRPDGTYTEKLAYAYMELMRKEKIDLAADFHEAPLEYFLINAICYPEKSNKVALGAEFNLSMEDLQYTMEASPGNLHGFFHREVGDYSPTTMPFLMETPNPSQGRFHGKMTNDLIVTGQDINYIKAGKLGRLFVDMDENGWPLSLRVARQIKSAEEIINSFNELYPDRAIEAESIPSYRAVVEKGVGAFLHAPEK; translated from the coding sequence ATGGATAAAAGAATCTTTTCCTCCGACAATCTCATCAAATCGCTCTGCGCATTTGCCATTCTTGGCGGACTGTTCGTCGGCAGTCGGAAGGTCTTCATTGAATCGCGACAACAGTTCCCTATTTATCCCAGCGCTGCTCTGACTCGTATCGCCCGTCTCAGCGAATATTTCGACGACGTCCGAGGGACGACAGCCGACGGTGAGGTTTATGTGTTCGACAGCGGCATGCCCGGCGCTTCTATGCTAATCCTCGGCGGCACACATAACGACGAGCCTTCAGGTCACGTCGCCGCAATTGTGATGATTGAAAATCTTCGCGTGAAAAAAGGGCGCGTTTTTATCGTGCCACGCGCCAATCCCAGCGGTCTGACACATACGACGCCACTGGAAGGTTTCCTCGACCGCTATTACGTTGATACACCGAACGGCAAACGCTGGTTCAAGTTCGGTTCGCGCTACACCAACCCCATCTACCAGTGGCCAGACCCCGATATTTTTGTACATCACCAGTCGTTGCAGAGCATGGCTGGCGAAGAATCGCGCAATCTGAACCGCTGCTGGCCCGGCCGTCCAGACGGTACCTATACGGAAAAGCTCGCATACGCTTATATGGAACTGATGCGCAAGGAAAAAATTGATCTTGCCGCCGACTTTCACGAAGCGCCGTTGGAATATTTCTTAATCAACGCTATCTGCTATCCCGAGAAGAGCAACAAAGTGGCGTTGGGAGCCGAATTCAACCTCTCCATGGAAGATCTGCAGTACACCATGGAGGCCTCTCCAGGCAACCTTCATGGATTCTTTCATCGCGAAGTTGGCGATTACTCCCCCACAACCATGCCGTTCCTGATGGAAACTCCCAATCCGTCACAGGGTCGTTTCCATGGCAAAATGACAAACGACTTGATCGTAACCGGTCAGGATATAAACTATATCAAAGCCGGCAAACTGGGACGCCTGTTCGTTGATATGGATGAAAATGGTTGGCCATTGTCGTTGCGCGTCGCGCGTCAGATCAAGAGCGCTGAAGAAATTATCAATTCCTTTAATGAGCTTTATCCAGATCGCGCCATTGAAGCAGAGAGCATTCCGTCGTACAGAGCAGTTGTGGAAAAAGGTGTGGGAGCCTTCCTTCACGCACCAGAGAAATAA
- a CDS encoding glycerate kinase: MKIVVAPDSFKGCCTAAAASRAFAQGIATVFPQAEVVRLPAADGGEGTAAALLSALGGAKKTANVTGPLGEPAAAEFAILPDGTAVIETAAASGLPLVPRQRLDPLLATSRGTGELIRAALDEGCRKFLIGLGGSATNDAGMGMAQALGVSFSDAAGRELGPGGAGLERLDRIDASRLDARLAGCRFTAACDVRNPLCGPDGASTVYGPQKGATPEMIARLDAALYRFAQTARRDLGRDVLDVPGCGAAGGLGAALVLFCGARIQPGIDTVLDLIHFDAHMSGCDLVITGEGSIDGQSAYGKVPVGVARRAKRHGRIPVAAVVGAMKPGAEKVYDHGIDVIMPAATGPMTLDESIARAPELLSGAAERLMRIVRMMLKHVHLSTEQ, encoded by the coding sequence GTGAAGATTGTGGTGGCGCCGGATTCATTCAAGGGATGCTGCACGGCTGCGGCAGCTTCGCGCGCGTTCGCGCAAGGGATCGCGACCGTTTTTCCGCAAGCCGAGGTCGTGCGTCTGCCCGCGGCCGACGGCGGCGAGGGCACGGCCGCCGCGCTGCTGTCGGCGCTGGGCGGCGCGAAGAAAACGGCGAACGTTACAGGCCCCTTGGGCGAACCGGCCGCAGCCGAGTTTGCGATCCTGCCCGACGGGACGGCCGTCATCGAGACGGCGGCGGCTTCGGGGCTGCCGCTGGTACCGCGTCAAAGGCTGGATCCGCTGCTCGCCACAAGCCGCGGCACGGGAGAACTGATCCGGGCGGCGCTGGACGAGGGCTGCCGGAAATTTCTGATCGGCCTCGGCGGCTCGGCGACGAACGACGCGGGCATGGGCATGGCGCAAGCCTTGGGCGTTTCGTTTTCCGACGCCGCGGGGCGCGAACTCGGCCCCGGCGGCGCCGGGCTGGAGCGGCTGGACCGCATCGACGCGTCGCGCCTCGATGCGCGGCTGGCGGGATGCCGCTTCACGGCGGCCTGCGACGTGAGAAACCCGCTCTGCGGACCGGACGGCGCGTCGACGGTCTACGGGCCGCAAAAGGGCGCGACGCCCGAGATGATCGCGCGGCTTGACGCGGCGCTGTATCGTTTCGCGCAGACCGCGCGGCGCGACCTGGGGCGCGACGTACTGGACGTTCCCGGCTGCGGCGCGGCCGGCGGACTGGGAGCGGCGCTGGTCCTGTTCTGCGGCGCCCGGATCCAGCCGGGTATCGACACCGTGCTCGACCTGATCCATTTTGACGCGCACATGAGCGGCTGCGATCTGGTGATCACCGGCGAAGGCAGCATCGACGGGCAGTCAGCATACGGCAAAGTGCCCGTCGGCGTGGCCCGGAGAGCCAAACGTCACGGGCGGATCCCCGTGGCGGCCGTCGTCGGCGCCATGAAACCGGGCGCAGAAAAAGTATACGACCACGGCATCGACGTGATCATGCCGGCGGCGACAGGCCCAATGACGCTCGACGAGTCGATCGCCCGCGCCCCGGAATTGCTGTCCGGCGCGGCGGAACGGCTGATGCGCATCGTCAGAATGATGTTAAAACACGTCCACCTAAGCACAGAACAATGA
- a CDS encoding sugar diacid recognition domain-containing protein, which produces MNISRDSAMRIVTEMSSIIGHDVNMMDEQGIIIASTDPERLGTFHGGARELLRQGLGELVVSGDGEYPGARRGINLPVCFEGATVGVIGITGKGNEVQQYSQIIKKMTEILLLDSWGERQKQLRAAMWSQFMEEWLFSSAELVGERFVERGLELGIDIRKPFQIFVVALEQRGAAEEQERLGRVEEAVRQVVREATGGFYYKLPFRYVCFVSPVDEERLREMAGRVYENVERCGFRSFIGIDAEPVDCRHVRGAYDRAGKALRAAVQNGERCAFYNGVDIEFIAGEMPLKARRDFIARLFRGCSERDCGEIMDFLPVYFRCNGSIQAAAKELCLHKNTVQYKLRRIHRLTRLDPRSLKNAAIFEVALAILKTLRSDAAAGALHL; this is translated from the coding sequence ATGAACATCTCTCGCGACAGCGCCATGCGCATCGTCACCGAAATGAGTTCCATCATCGGACACGACGTCAACATGATGGACGAGCAAGGCATCATCATCGCCAGCACCGATCCGGAACGGCTCGGCACGTTCCACGGCGGCGCGCGCGAACTGCTTCGGCAGGGGCTCGGCGAGCTCGTCGTGAGCGGCGACGGCGAATATCCGGGCGCCCGCAGGGGCATCAACCTGCCCGTCTGCTTCGAAGGCGCGACGGTGGGCGTGATCGGCATCACCGGCAAAGGGAACGAGGTGCAGCAATACAGCCAGATCATCAAGAAGATGACCGAGATCCTGCTGCTGGATTCCTGGGGCGAGCGTCAGAAGCAGCTTCGCGCCGCCATGTGGAGCCAGTTCATGGAGGAATGGCTTTTCTCGTCCGCAGAGTTGGTCGGCGAGCGTTTCGTCGAGCGCGGGCTCGAGCTCGGCATCGACATCCGCAAGCCGTTTCAGATTTTTGTCGTCGCGCTGGAGCAGCGCGGCGCGGCGGAAGAGCAGGAGCGCCTCGGTCGCGTCGAGGAGGCGGTCCGGCAGGTCGTGCGGGAGGCGACGGGAGGTTTTTACTACAAACTGCCTTTCCGTTATGTCTGTTTCGTATCTCCCGTCGACGAGGAGCGGCTGCGCGAGATGGCCGGCCGCGTCTATGAAAACGTGGAGCGCTGCGGTTTTCGCTCTTTCATCGGCATCGACGCCGAGCCTGTCGACTGCCGGCACGTGCGCGGCGCTTACGATCGCGCCGGCAAGGCGCTTCGGGCCGCGGTGCAGAATGGGGAGCGCTGCGCCTTTTATAACGGCGTCGATATCGAATTTATCGCCGGCGAAATGCCCCTCAAAGCGCGCCGGGATTTCATCGCGCGCCTTTTTCGCGGGTGTTCCGAGCGCGACTGCGGCGAAATCATGGATTTCCTGCCCGTCTATTTTCGCTGCAACGGTTCGATTCAGGCCGCTGCGAAAGAGCTTTGTCTGCACAAGAATACCGTGCAGTACAAGCTGCGCCGCATCCACAGACTGACCCGTCTCGATCCGCGCAGCCTGAAAAATGCGGCGATCTTCGAGGTCGCCCTCGCCATTCTCAAGACGCTGAGATCCGACGCGGCGGCCGGCGCGCTGCATTTATAA
- the dinB gene encoding DNA polymerase IV codes for MTQAAVKTPIQRTVIHVDMDAFYAAVEIRDNPALKGRPLIIGALPDERGVVATCSYEARRFGVRSAMNIKEAYRRCPRGIFMHPNREKYRRASARLHAIWSSYADAAEYVALDEGYLDVTRSARRFGGARRVARLIKERTRAETGLTCSVGIGYSKTSAKLASEEKKPDGYFEILTPQDFIDLIVDRDITVLYGVGARTAEKLYHAGIHTVRDVQNNRERLAALLGDKTGRHLAELSLGIDDRPVTPADTADAKSVSREVTFQKDTSHFGYLRDVLLLLSFDLGGRLRALGLNGRTVTIKATYWNMKTVTRSRSGESVDHPYEIYQAASALLAGIEKSAVRLIGVGLQNLSETYARQLTFDTLGGERERRHAECLRARLLDLQRRYRVDLRPALQDETGELLYHVIDLMQTRVFPTTPNGA; via the coding sequence ATGACACAAGCGGCCGTAAAGACGCCCATACAAAGGACCGTCATCCACGTCGACATGGACGCGTTCTACGCCGCAGTCGAGATCCGCGACAACCCGGCCCTGAAAGGCCGGCCGCTGATCATCGGCGCGCTGCCCGACGAGCGCGGCGTCGTCGCCACGTGCAGCTACGAAGCGCGCCGGTTCGGCGTGCGTTCGGCCATGAACATCAAGGAAGCGTACCGGCGCTGCCCGCGGGGGATCTTCATGCACCCCAACCGGGAAAAGTACCGCCGGGCTTCGGCCCGGCTGCACGCCATCTGGAGTTCTTACGCCGACGCCGCCGAATACGTGGCGCTCGACGAAGGCTATCTCGACGTCACCCGTTCCGCGCGCCGGTTCGGCGGCGCCCGGCGCGTCGCCCGCCTCATCAAGGAGCGCACGAGGGCCGAAACCGGCCTGACCTGCTCCGTCGGCATCGGCTACTCGAAAACGTCCGCCAAGCTCGCCAGCGAGGAAAAGAAGCCCGACGGCTACTTCGAGATCCTCACGCCGCAGGATTTCATCGACCTCATCGTCGACCGCGACATCACCGTGCTCTACGGCGTCGGCGCCAGGACCGCGGAAAAACTCTACCACGCCGGCATCCACACCGTGCGCGACGTCCAGAACAACCGCGAACGGCTCGCCGCCCTGCTCGGAGACAAAACCGGACGGCACCTCGCCGAACTGTCCCTCGGCATCGACGACCGCCCCGTCACTCCCGCCGACACCGCCGACGCCAAGTCCGTCAGCCGCGAAGTCACGTTCCAGAAAGACACCTCGCATTTCGGCTACCTGCGCGACGTGCTCCTGCTGCTGTCGTTCGACCTGGGCGGCAGGCTGCGCGCGCTCGGCCTCAACGGGCGCACCGTCACGATCAAGGCGACCTACTGGAACATGAAGACCGTCACACGCTCCCGCAGCGGCGAAAGCGTCGACCATCCCTACGAGATCTATCAGGCGGCCTCGGCCCTGCTCGCCGGGATCGAGAAGAGCGCCGTGCGCCTGATCGGCGTCGGCCTCCAGAACCTCAGCGAAACGTACGCGCGCCAGCTCACCTTCGATACTCTCGGCGGCGAACGCGAACGCCGGCACGCCGAATGCCTCCGCGCCCGCCTGCTGGACCTGCAGCGCCGTTACCGCGTGGACCTGCGCCCGGCGCTGCAGGACGAGACCGGAGAACTTCTGTACCACGTCATCGACCTGATGCAGACCCGCGTCTTCCCGACGACGCCCAACGGGGCATGA
- a CDS encoding MGMT family protein, producing MRNEKFAGEIPVTPAFERAVHKIVAAIPRGKVATYGQVAEMAGMPGAAREAGHVMSRVRAEQDLPCHRVVNKTGTLAPDFAFGGRERQRSMLEAEGVTFLADGRIDMSRHQWGRGEQLTLFP from the coding sequence ATGAGAAACGAAAAATTTGCGGGCGAGATCCCCGTCACGCCGGCCTTTGAACGGGCCGTCCATAAGATCGTGGCGGCCATTCCCAGAGGGAAAGTCGCCACCTACGGTCAGGTCGCGGAAATGGCGGGAATGCCCGGCGCCGCCCGCGAGGCGGGACACGTGATGTCCCGCGTCAGAGCGGAACAGGATCTCCCCTGCCACAGAGTCGTGAACAAGACGGGAACGCTGGCGCCCGACTTCGCCTTCGGCGGGCGGGAGCGGCAGCGCAGTATGCTGGAAGCGGAAGGCGTCACGTTCCTCGCCGACGGCCGCATCGACATGTCGCGGCATCAATGGGGCCGCGGCGAACAGCTGACGCTGTTTCCGTAA
- a CDS encoding YjiH family protein, which produces MSENAAPRSSALWKFVVFSLFGLFMFFFKLEWLSPNLKSVPVDFIVSSLQSRAMPAVKIFILAVMYVGAAMPFIKGTWNKNGMDIFMSIAKICGAVIGTIMYFGLWRSNAWLWRGDIGPFLFDKLAIPVGLVIPIGSVFLAFLASYGLMEFIGVLVDCVMRPLFRTPGRSAIDAVASFVGSYSIALIITNGVYRSNRYTAREAAVIATGFSTVSMTFLLVVARTLGLMDHWTPYFFVAMLVTFIVTAITARLWPLCSIPDTYFDGAAAPEPRLEGGRLERAWQIGIRTAAAQPNVFKLCGDNLWAGLKMAFAVIPAITSVGLLGLWLAEFTPVFDWFGYVFYPFFKVFGVAQPVLGGKAAAICLPEMFLPAILIKGSGTMLLKFVIAVVSISEILFFSASIPCIMGTDIPLKIRDILVIWFERVVLSILITVPIGMWMGFSDAVQAAAK; this is translated from the coding sequence ATGTCCGAAAACGCAGCGCCCCGCAGTTCGGCTTTATGGAAGTTCGTCGTTTTCAGTTTGTTCGGCCTGTTCATGTTTTTCTTCAAACTCGAGTGGCTGAGCCCGAACCTGAAGAGCGTGCCGGTCGATTTCATCGTCAGCTCGCTGCAGAGCCGCGCGATGCCGGCCGTGAAGATCTTTATCCTCGCGGTCATGTACGTCGGCGCGGCGATGCCCTTTATCAAAGGCACGTGGAACAAAAACGGCATGGACATTTTCATGTCGATAGCCAAAATCTGCGGCGCCGTGATCGGCACGATCATGTACTTCGGCCTGTGGCGGAGCAACGCCTGGCTGTGGCGCGGCGACATCGGCCCGTTCCTGTTCGACAAGCTGGCGATCCCGGTCGGGCTGGTGATCCCCATCGGTTCGGTGTTCCTCGCCTTTTTGGCCAGCTACGGCCTGATGGAGTTCATCGGCGTGCTGGTCGACTGCGTCATGCGTCCGCTGTTCCGCACGCCGGGGCGTTCGGCCATCGACGCGGTGGCCTCGTTCGTGGGCAGCTATTCCATCGCCCTGATCATCACCAACGGCGTGTACCGATCCAACCGCTACACGGCCCGCGAGGCGGCCGTCATCGCCACGGGATTCTCGACGGTCTCGATGACGTTCCTGCTGGTCGTGGCGCGCACGCTGGGGCTGATGGATCACTGGACGCCGTATTTCTTCGTGGCCATGCTGGTGACGTTTATCGTCACGGCGATCACGGCGCGTCTCTGGCCGCTGTGCTCGATCCCCGACACGTATTTCGACGGCGCGGCGGCGCCCGAGCCTCGCCTCGAGGGCGGCCGCCTCGAACGCGCCTGGCAGATCGGCATCCGCACGGCCGCCGCCCAGCCCAACGTGTTCAAACTTTGCGGCGACAATCTGTGGGCCGGTTTGAAAATGGCTTTCGCCGTGATCCCCGCGATCACTTCGGTGGGGCTGCTGGGGCTCTGGCTGGCGGAATTCACGCCGGTGTTCGACTGGTTCGGCTACGTCTTCTACCCGTTCTTCAAGGTCTTCGGCGTGGCGCAGCCCGTGCTCGGCGGCAAGGCGGCGGCGATCTGCCTGCCGGAGATGTTCCTGCCCGCGATCCTGATCAAGGGCTCCGGCACGATGCTGCTCAAGTTCGTCATCGCCGTGGTCAGCATCTCCGAGATCCTGTTCTTCTCGGCCAGCATCCCCTGCATCATGGGCACCGACATCCCGCTGAAGATCCGCGATATCCTTGTGATCTGGTTCGAGCGCGTCGTGCTCTCGATCCTGATCACGGTCCCCATCGGCATGTGGATGGGCTTCAGCGACGCGGTGCAGGCGGCCGCGAAATAG